In Saccharomyces eubayanus strain FM1318 chromosome XV, whole genome shotgun sequence, a single window of DNA contains:
- the HXT5 gene encoding hexose transporter HXT5: MSEPEHARQIPLEGSATVSTNSNSYNEKSGNSTAPGAAGYNAPPGGPPKDELEELQREANNQLETKSKSDLLFVSICCLMVAFGGFVFGWDTGTISGFVRQSDYIRRFGTTRANGTSYLSNVRTGLLVSIFNIGCAIGGIVLSRLGDMYGRKIGLVIVVVIYSVGIVIQIASIDKWYQYFIGRIISGLGVGGITVLAPMLISEVSPKQLRGTLVSCYQLMITFGIFLGYCTNFGTKNYSNSVQWRVPLGLCFAWSIFMIFGMSFVPESPRYLVEVGKMDEAKRALARVNKTTEDSPLVTLEMENYQSSIEAERLAGSASWSELVTGKPQMLRRTIMGMMIQSLQQLTGDNYFFYYGTTIFQAVGLQDSFETAIVLGVVNFVSTFFSLYTVDRFGRRNCLLWXCVGMICCYVVYASVGVTRLWPNGQSQPSSKGAGNCMIVFACFYIFCFATTWAPVAYVLISESYPLRVRGKAMSIASACNWIWGFLISFFTPFITSAINFYYGYVFMGCMVFAYVYVFFVVPETKGLTLEEVNEMYEENVLPWKSTKWVPPSRRTEDYDLNATRNDTRPIYKRMFTKEK, encoded by the coding sequence atgtcgGAACCCGAACATGCTCGCCAAATCCCCCTAGAGGGATCAGCTACTGTGAGCACGAACTCTAACTCTTATAACGAGAAATCAGGCAACTCTACCGCACCTGGCGCCGCCGGTTACAACGCTCCACCTGGTGGTCCTCCCAAGGACGAACTGGAAGAGCTACAAAGAGAAGCTAACAACCAGTTGGAAACCAAATCCAAGTCAGATTTGCTGTTCGTGTCCATCTGCTGTTTAATGGTGGCTTTCGGTGGGTTCGTCTTTGGATGGGACACTGGTACGATTTCCGGTTTCGTCAGACAAAGCGACTACATTAGGCGGTTTGGAACCACTCGTGCTAACGGTACAAGCTATCTTTCCAACGTCAGGACCGGTTTGTTAGTGtctattttcaatattggCTGTGCCATTGGGGGTATAGTTTTATCTAGGCTCGGTGATATGTATGGCCGTAAAATCGGCCTAGTCATTGTGGTCGTCATTTACTCCGTGGGTATCGTGATTCAAATTGCCTCCATAGATAAATGGTACCAGTATTTCATTGGTAGGATTATCTCTGGTTTAGGTGTTGGCGGTATCACGGTGTTGGCACCGATGTTAATATCTGAAGTGTCTCCAAAACAGTTGCGTGGTACTTTGGTTTCATGTTACCAACTTATGATCACCTTCGGTATCTTTCTAGGTTACTGTACTAATTTTGGTACCAAGAACTACTCCAACTCTGTGCAATGGAGAGTCCCCTTGGGGTTGTGTTTTGCATGGTCTATCTTCATGATTTTTGGGATGAGTTTTGTTCCTGAATCCCCACGTTATCTGGTCGAAGTGGGTAAAATGGATGAAGCCAAGCGTGCTTTAGCAAGGGTTAACAAGACCACTGAGGATTCACCGTTAGTTACTCTGGAAATGGAGAATTACCAATCTTCCATTGAGGCTGAAAGACTAGCCGGCTCTGCCTCGTGGAGCGAATTAGTCACGGGTAAACCTCAAATGCTAAGACGTACAATCATGGGTATGATGATTCAATCTCTACAACAATTGACTGGTGACAACTACTTCTTCTACTACGGTACTACAATTTTCCAAGCTGTCGGTTTACAGGATTCATTTGAAACTGCCATCGTTTTAGGGGTAGTCAACTTTGTTTCTACTTTCTTCTCATTGTATACTGTTGACCGTTTCGGCCGTCGTAACTGTCTACTGTGGGRATGTGTTGGTATGATTTGTTGCTACGTGGTCTACGCCTCTGTAGGTGTTACCAGATTGTGGCCAAACGGCCAAAGTCAACCCTCCTCTAAAGGGGCTGGTAATTGTATGATTGTCTTTGCCTGTTTCTATATCTTTTGCTTCGCCACGACGTGGGCTCCTGTTGCATATGTCCTCATCTCCGAGTCCTATCCTTTAAGAGTCCGTGGTAAAGCAATGTCAATTGCCAGTGCATGTAACTGGATCTGGGGTTTCCTGATCAGTTTTTTCACCCCATTCATCACTTCAGCAATTAATTTTTACTATGGATATGTCTTTATGGGCTGTATGGTGTTCGCATACGTATACGTATTCTTCGTTGTTCCCGAGACTAAGGGCTTGACACTAGAGGAAGTCAACGAAATGTACGAAGAAAACGTCTTACCTTGGAAGTCCACCAAATGGGTTCCTCCTTCTAGAAGAACCGAGGATTATGATTTGAATGCTACCAGAAACGACACTAGACCAATCTATAAGAGGATGTTTACTAAAGAGAAGTAA
- the PAL2 gene encoding Pal2p: MNHSGRNLEGSQNRTNPAVNPFRTSPSDDRVPSRDDTPRNYNNPFFNENENTRSHDKSVPTHRQERLPSYEEAAGKLKQQASYPKEKKHSSGSDSHQRSHHHRRSSHSHRDRDKQKSKSRSKVKPPKNVDTIDKMDVTGLFGGSFHHDGPFDACTPQRNKDNKVAPVLAFPADGPNNTVGGGTSKKSTLDEVFGRETVDDDHERSDKLQDRAYLYNKANSSTTTLDAIKPNKKNITQFDSKMKTELVHGPTTMGLGSTTFLDGAPASSAAIRQDVINHAHESRRKNSISRKKSLPRRHLQVNNNNLKLVKTHSGHLEQNETSGGNPTATTNTHGSGYDDVARNENTGNKLLRRVKSLKTSRKN, encoded by the exons ATGAACCACTCAGGTAGAAACCTTGAAGGGTCCCAAAATAGGACAAATCCCGCGGTCAATCCATTCAGAACCTCGCCTTCTGACGATAGAGTACCAAGCAGGGACGACACGCCCAGAAATTACAA CAATCCATTTTTTAACGAAAACGAGAATACCAGGTCGCACGATAAGAGTGTCCCCACTCACAGACAGGAAAGGCTTCCATCGTATGAAGAAGCTGCGGGGAAACTAAAACAGCAAGCTTCATATccgaaagaaaagaaacacaGCAGTGGCTCGGATAGCCACCAACGCAGTCATCACCATCGTCGATCTTCACACAGCCACAGGGACAGGGACAAgcaaaaaagtaaaagcaGAAGCAAGGTCAAACCTCCTAAAAATGTGGATACAATTGATAAGATGGACGTTACAGGGTTATTTGGCGGATCTTTTCATCACGATGGTCCCTTTGACGCATGCACTCCACAAAGAAACAAGGATAATAAAGTGGCACCCGTGCTAGCGTTTCCAGCGGACGGTCCAAACAATACAGTCGGTGGTGGTACCAGTAAGAAGTCTACTCTAGATGAGGTGTTCGGCAGAGAAACAGTAGACGATGATCATGAGAGGTCGGATAAACTGCAAGATAGAGCATATTTGTACAATAAAGCCAATTCCAGCACCACCACGTTGGACGCGATAaaaccaaacaaaaagaacattACTCAATTTGACTCTAAGATGAAAACCGAACTCGTTCACGGACCCACAACAATGGGTCTAGGCTCCACAACATTCTTGGATGGAGCGCCTGCATCTTCTGCAGCAATAAGACAAGACGTTATTAACCATGCGCACGAATCTCGTAGGAAAAACAGCatatcaaggaaaaaatctcTCCCAAGAAGGCATTTGCAAGttaacaacaacaatctAAAGCTCGTCAAGACGCATAGTGGGCACTTGGAGCAAAATGAAACCAGCGGCGGCAATCCTACGGCCACCACTAACACCCACGGAAGCGGCTATGACGATGTCGccagaaatgaaaataccGGAAACAAATTGCTGAGAAGAGtgaaaagtttgaaaacCAGTAGAAAAAACTGA
- the SFB3 gene encoding Sfb3p, which produces MSQQNILAASVSALSLDDPAVHSGGASSKKSRRPHRAYHNFSSGTVPTMGNSPYTTPQLNQQDGFQQPPQAFTPRQFGGAGFNNGSGSVMSTPVMGSQEQFGASEASSPYGQSGLDMTIPQPTSHIVPTQRFEDQAQYLQRSFETCRDSVPPLPTTQFYCVDQGSCDPHLMSLSMYNIPESEHLRGATKLPLGVTXQPFASLTLNDSEVPTIPLPMDGTPLRCRRCRAYANPKFQFTYDSSVICNICKVKMQVPAEHSAPMGPNGQRSDLNEKLELLQGTVDFLVPSVYNAIQEKEPLPLHYVFLIDVSLLANENGSSLAMVEGVRSCIEYIADFQPNCEVALIVYDNKLRFFNLRPELDNAQEYIVSELDDVFLPFYTGLFVKPGNSMRIINDTLIKISDYISTDKYSHVPQVCYGSALQAAKLALDTVTGGQGGKIICSLNSLPTIGNGNLSLKRDNAHIAHVKCENGFYKKLATEFLKSYISLDLYVTNAGFIDMVTVGHPVEMTSGILKYYPHFQQEVDAFTLVNDMVTNVSNIVGYQALLKVRCSTGLSVEQYYCDSSENTDHDPIIPVLTRDSTLDVLLKYDNKIKAGTDVHFQTALLYTDIDGVRKVRTINTSGAVSNNIREIFKFINQNPVMRIMIKDVIKTLGDCDFAKIRRLIDGKMVEILTQYRGLVSSNSSTQLILPDSIKTLPAYMLAFEKSELMKPNAQSTRGNERIYDLLRYDSLNSAQLCYKLYPQIIPFHVLLEETDLTFYDANDKLLQTNPDSVKNLSVRSSHSNFVNGGCYLIFQGDIIYLWFNENTNRMLLQDLLSVEESLPINQISLFSGSLPETGTEINQKASNVIKNWQQTVNKSTLPVVLLRPNVDQYYSNVMSQLLCEDKTVNRIESYDNYLVIMHKKIQDKLQKDDFIKVSTAAHENIHQKFVQF; this is translated from the coding sequence ATGTCTCAGCAGAATATTTTGGCAGCTAGTGTTTCAGCGCTCTCTCTTGATGACCCTGCTGTGCATTCAGGTGGAGCTTCCTCTAAGAAAAGCAGAAGACCTCATAGAGCATACCACAACTTTTCCTCGGGTACTGTTCCTACCATGGGTAACTCGCCCTATACCACACCTCAATTGAATCAGCAGGATGGGTTTCAACAGCCTCCCCAGGCATTTACCCCGAGACAATTTGGTGGAGCTGGCTTTAACAATGGTTCAGGATCCGTTATGTCCACACCGGTAATGGGGAGTCAAGAGCAGTTTGGTGCGAGTGAAGCCTCTTCACCTTACGGTCAGTCCGGTCTTGATATGACGATACCTCAGCCGACTTCGCATATTGTCCCAACTCAAAGATTCGAAGATCAAGCACAATATTTACAGCGATCTTTTGAAACGTGCAGAGATTCAGTGCCTCCTTTACCCACAACACAGTTCTATTGTGTTGACCAAGGTTCATGCGATCCGCATTTAATGAGTTTGTCCATGTACAATATTCCTGAGAGTGAACATTTAAGGGGCGCTACCAAACTACCACTTGGAGTAACCATSCAACCGTTTGCCAGTTTGACATTAAATGACTCGGAAGTTCCCACCATTCCTTTGCCAATGGATGGGACACCTTTGCGTTGTAGACGTTGTCGTGCATATGCAAATCCTAAATTTCAATTCACTTATGATTCGAGTGTTATTTGTAATATTTGTAAAGTTAAGATGCAAGTTCCGGCAGAACACTCTGCACCCATGGGTCCCAATGGTCAAAGAAGCGATTTGAACGAAAAACTAGAACTATTACAAGGAACTGTTGATTTCTTGGTGCCAAGTGTCTACAACGCCATCCAAGAGAAAGAACCTTTACCATTACATTACGTGTTTTTGATTGATGTCTCATTATTGGCTAATGAAAACGGAAGTTCTTTAGCCATGGTCGAAGGTGTTAGATCTTGTATTGAATACATTGCAGATTTTCAGCCAAATTGTGAGGTGGCTTTGATCGTTTATGATAATAAATTaagatttttcaatctaAGGCCAGAGTTAGACAATGCTCAAGAGTACATCGTCAGTGAACTAGATGATGTTTTCTTGCCATTTTATACTGGATTATTTGTCAAACCTGGTAACTCGATGAGAATAATCAATGACACTTTGATAAAAATCAGTGATTATATCTCTACCGATAAATATAGTCATGTTCCACAGGTTTGCTACGGCTCTGCCTTACAGGCCGCAAAATTAGCATTGGACACAGTAACTGGTGGGCAAGGTGGTAAGAttatttgttctttgaaTAGCTTACCAACAATTGGTAATGGTAATTTATCATTGAAAAGGGACAATGCGCACATTGCTCATGTGAAATGTGAAAATGGATTTTACAAGAAATTAGCTAcagagtttttgaaatcatacatttctttggatttgtATGTTACCAATGCCGGGTTTATTGACATGGTTACTGTGGGCCACCCAGTAGAGATGACATCTGGTATCTTGAAGTATTATCCACATTTCCAACAAGAAGTGGATGCATTTACTTTAGTCAACGACATGGTGACAAATGTTTCCAATATTGTCGGATACCAAGCCTTACTGAAGGTCCGCTGTTCCACTGGGTTATCTGTCGAACAGTATTATTGTGACTCGTCCGAAAATACTGATCATGATCCAATTATTCCAGTTTTGACAAGAGATTCCACATTAGACGTGTTACTCAAATATGacaataaaatcaaagcaGGAACCGACGTTCATTTCCAAACGGCTTTACTATATACAGACATCGATGGTGTTAGGAAAGTTCGTACTATTAATACATCAGGTGCGGTATCTAATAATATTCGTGAAATCTTCAAGTTTATAAACCAGAATCCTGTTATGAGAATAATGATCAAAGATGTTATTAAGACACTAGGTGACTGTGACTTCGCAAAAATTAGGAGATTAATTGATGGTAAAATGGTCGAAATATTGACTCAGTATAGGGGTTTGGTTAGTAGCAATTCGTCTACACAATTAATATTGCCTGATTCGATAAAGACATTGCCAGCTTATATGTTAGCATTTGAGAAGAGCGAATTAATGAAGCCAAACGCCCAAAGTACTCGTGGTAATGAACGAATTTACGATTTATTAAGATATGATTCATTGAACTCAGCACAACTTTGCTACAAACTTTATCCGCAAATCATACCATTCCATGTATTATTAGAAGAAACTGATCTAACCTTTTATGATGCCAACGATAAATTATTACAAACTAATCCTGATTCAGTCAAGAATTTATCCGTGAGAAGTTCACATTCCAATTTCGTTAACGGTGGTTGTTACCTGATTTTCCAAGGTGACATCATTTACCTGTGGTTCAACGAGAATACCAATAGAATGCTGTTGCAAGACTTATTATCAGTGGAGGAATCGTTGCCTATCAACCAAATTTCGTTGTTTAGTGGGTCGTTGCCTGAAACGGGCACTGAAATCAACCAAAAAGCATCGAATGTTATCAAGAACTGGCAACAAACGGTCAACAAGTCGACTCTACCAGTGGTTTTATTAAGACCCAACGTCGACCAATACTACAGTAATGTTATGAGCCAGCTGCTCTGTGAAGATAAGACCGTCAATAGGATCGAATCGTATGACAATTATTTGGTGATAATgcataaaaaaattcaagataAACTACAAAAAGACGACTTCATCAAAGTGTCCACTGCAGCGCATGAAAACATTCATCAAAAGTTTGTACAATTCTGA